In the Candidatus Aminicenantes bacterium genome, CCCTGGACCACAAGGGCCCCTTGAACCAAATTAACCAGTTCGATGCGGTTACGGACACCCAACTTTCTGTAGATATTGTACAAATGGAACTTGACTGTCTTCAAGGAGATGAAGAGTAGCTGCTCGATCTCCAGATTACTTTTTCCCGCGCAGATCAGTTGGATGATTTCCCTCTCCCGCTTGGAAATGCCATAGCCCCCCAGGGTGCTCTCCATGTCGGGTTGGGACTTTTGCACCAGGAGTTTTTTACCGTGGTAATAGTGGAGGAAGGTTCCCAAAAAGAGGAGCGGCAGCAGATTCAAGCAAAGGAAATAGAAACCGGTGTAAAATGCAAAAACACTGGACCAGAGATTTCGCCCCGCATAAAAAAGGAAATAAATCAGATTGACGGCGATATAAAAAGCGCTGAAACTCCGCAGGGCGATCCGCTTGCCTGATGCCATGACCGTTCGCGCTTGCCAAAAGAGGAGGACAGCCGCGATCAGGATTAAAGCCCGGACGATACGATCCAAA is a window encoding:
- a CDS encoding helix-turn-helix transcriptional regulator, producing MRHLLIFIYLLSSGCGLLLISLVVHRYRTFRQRHLRTYAVHLACLNLMTLADVGLIYITLNISHEKIVIATTLIIPWMLLSVLLYCALVGYAAAFMVMAMELRGKRILPWQKWVGRGGLIVALAVCAGGVFNLDFLMRSIYYLDRIVRALILIAAVLLFWQARTVMASGKRIALRSFSAFYIAVNLIYFLFYAGRNLWSSVFAFYTGFYFLCLNLLPLLFLGTFLHYYHGKKLLVQKSQPDMESTLGGYGISKREREIIQLICAGKSNLEIEQLLFISLKTVKFHLYNIYRKLGVRNRIELVNLVQGALVVQG